From the Leptotrichia sp. oral taxon 221 genome, one window contains:
- a CDS encoding ferredoxin family protein codes for MSIVIDPYKCIGCTKCTQVCPGTLIEMQKVEDMKVKKAVMQYPKDCWGCVSCVKECPVQAISFFLGADIGGNGSTMTTKEEGDILKWIIEKRDGTVEEIDINRKDANKY; via the coding sequence ATGAGCATAGTAATTGATCCATATAAATGTATTGGGTGTACGAAATGTACGCAAGTGTGTCCAGGTACTTTAATCGAGATGCAAAAAGTTGAAGATATGAAGGTCAAAAAGGCAGTTATGCAATATCCAAAAGATTGTTGGGGATGTGTTTCCTGCGTGAAGGAATGTCCAGTTCAGGCGATTTCATTTTTCCTCGGAGCAGATATTGGTGGAAATGGAAGTACGATGACGACTAAAGAGGAAGGCGATATTCTAAAATGGATTATTGAAAAAAGAGATGGAACTGTAGAAGAAATTGATATAAATAGAAAAGATGCTAATAAATATTAG
- a CDS encoding adenylyl-sulfate reductase subunit alpha: MAENKGIKNNGNEKESKKREKLKIKELETDVLIIGGGTAGCYAAITIGKNSDLSVIVAEKANIKRSGCLAAGINAINAYNVKGRVPQDYVDYATKDANGIVRNDLLITAANRFNEITAEVEKLGLVILKDENGEYVARGNRNIKINGENFKPILADAVKKTKNVRVLNTLNITDLLTKDGKVYGAIGFSIKKEEAFVIRAKKVIISTGGAAGLYKPNNPGFSRHKMWYPPFNTGAGYAMGILAGAEMTTFEMRFIALRCKDTIAPVGTIAQGVGAKQINSKGFVYEDKYGLTTSERVYGTVRENQLGNGPCYLKTSGISEDESDSLLKAYLNMAPSQTLKWIESGKNPNEQDVEIEGTEPYIVGGHTASGFWVNTNRETTINGLYAAGDVAGGCPQKYVTGALAEGEIAALDIISKLNDEKNCGKLDENVENFLDNQKKQIIGQYEKIRNTKARRFSTEDMEEGMQKIMDEYAGGISTNYQFNEKQLKLAKQKIDQLIELSDELSADNMHDLMFAYELKERLTVCKSLIGHLFFRKETRWHSFNENLDYPETDENYFKYVNSRLVDGELEVFTREIVKEDKYEHSN, from the coding sequence ATGGCAGAAAATAAGGGAATTAAGAATAATGGCAATGAAAAAGAGAGCAAAAAAAGAGAAAAATTGAAAATTAAGGAGCTTGAAACTGATGTTTTGATTATCGGTGGAGGGACTGCTGGTTGTTATGCAGCGATTACGATTGGGAAAAATTCTGATTTGTCAGTAATTGTGGCTGAAAAGGCGAATATTAAAAGAAGTGGATGTCTTGCGGCTGGAATTAATGCGATAAATGCCTACAATGTAAAAGGGCGTGTGCCACAAGATTATGTGGATTATGCAACAAAAGATGCGAATGGAATTGTACGGAATGACTTGCTAATTACTGCTGCGAATAGATTTAACGAAATTACGGCTGAAGTGGAAAAATTAGGACTTGTAATTTTGAAGGATGAAAATGGAGAATATGTAGCACGTGGTAACAGAAATATAAAAATAAATGGAGAAAATTTTAAGCCGATACTTGCTGATGCGGTGAAAAAGACAAAAAATGTGAGAGTTTTGAACACGCTTAATATTACGGACTTGCTCACAAAAGATGGGAAAGTTTATGGAGCTATTGGATTTTCTATAAAAAAAGAGGAAGCGTTTGTGATTAGAGCAAAAAAAGTTATAATTTCGACAGGAGGAGCTGCTGGACTATATAAACCTAACAATCCTGGATTTTCACGACATAAAATGTGGTATCCGCCATTTAATACTGGGGCAGGATATGCGATGGGAATTTTGGCAGGAGCTGAGATGACAACTTTTGAAATGAGATTTATTGCTTTGAGATGTAAGGATACAATTGCACCAGTTGGGACAATTGCTCAAGGGGTTGGAGCAAAACAGATAAATTCGAAAGGATTTGTGTATGAAGATAAATATGGACTTACAACAAGTGAGCGTGTTTATGGAACTGTGCGAGAAAATCAACTTGGAAATGGGCCTTGTTATTTGAAAACAAGTGGAATTAGTGAAGATGAAAGCGATAGTTTGTTAAAAGCATATTTAAATATGGCACCGAGTCAAACATTGAAGTGGATTGAAAGTGGAAAAAATCCAAATGAGCAAGATGTAGAAATTGAAGGGACAGAGCCTTACATTGTTGGAGGGCATACTGCAAGCGGCTTTTGGGTAAATACGAATAGAGAAACAACGATTAACGGACTTTATGCAGCAGGTGATGTAGCTGGAGGCTGTCCACAAAAATATGTTACAGGAGCATTGGCAGAAGGAGAAATTGCTGCACTTGATATAATTTCAAAATTGAATGATGAAAAAAATTGTGGAAAACTTGATGAAAATGTGGAAAACTTTTTGGATAATCAAAAAAAACAAATTATTGGACAATATGAAAAAATTAGAAATACGAAGGCTAGAAGATTTTCAACTGAAGATATGGAAGAGGGAATGCAGAAAATTATGGATGAGTATGCAGGTGGAATATCGACAAATTATCAGTTTAACGAGAAACAATTGAAACTGGCAAAACAGAAAATTGATCAGTTGATAGAGCTTTCTGATGAGCTTTCGGCAGATAATATGCATGATTTGATGTTTGCTTATGAATTGAAGGAGCGATTGACGGTTTGTAAATCGTTAATTGGACACCTTTTCTTTAGAAAAGAAACTAGATGGCATTCATTTAATGAAAATTTAGATTATCCTGAAACCGATGAAAATTATTTTAAATATGTAAATTCGAGATTGGTTGATGGAGAGTTGGAAGTATTTACGAGGGAAATTGTGAAGGAGGACAAGTATGAGCATAGTAATTGA
- a CDS encoding sulfate/molybdate ABC transporter ATP-binding protein — translation MYVELKNINKMYNDYKASNDINLGIKKGKLVALLGPSGSGKSTILRMIAGLETPDSGEIVIDGKVVNDVSPSKRGIGFVFQNYALFRYMTVFDNIAFGLKIAKEKKSVIKERVEKLMELVNIKGLGKRYPNQLSGGQRQRVAFARALAPNPEILLLDEPFAAIDAKVRQDLRNWLRETIDKVGITSIFVTHDQEEAIEVADEIIVTNRGKIEQIGTPKEIYTNPKTAFVAKFMGNPTELENINKFKGFENLENGQKAIIRPENVSVIKLNENFRYSASVETGIVEYTLFRGKEVEIGVRINGVLIKGNRKIEEESVSVNEKVNIYIYRAYAFGEDEKVELVENANIKNQNDVII, via the coding sequence ATGTATGTTGAATTAAAAAATATAAATAAAATGTATAACGACTATAAAGCGTCAAATGACATCAATTTAGGAATAAAAAAAGGGAAACTAGTGGCATTATTAGGACCTTCAGGAAGTGGGAAATCTACAATTTTACGAATGATTGCTGGATTGGAAACACCTGATTCTGGGGAAATTGTGATAGACGGGAAAGTCGTGAATGATGTTTCACCTAGTAAAAGAGGGATCGGTTTCGTTTTTCAAAATTATGCATTGTTTCGTTATATGACGGTTTTTGATAATATTGCTTTTGGGTTGAAAATTGCGAAGGAGAAAAAGTCGGTTATTAAAGAGCGAGTGGAAAAATTGATGGAACTTGTGAATATTAAAGGACTTGGGAAACGATATCCAAATCAGCTTTCGGGAGGACAGCGACAAAGAGTGGCTTTTGCAAGGGCATTGGCTCCGAATCCTGAAATATTGTTACTTGATGAACCTTTTGCGGCAATTGATGCGAAAGTTAGGCAAGATCTTAGGAACTGGTTACGGGAAACGATTGATAAAGTGGGAATTACAAGCATTTTTGTGACTCATGATCAGGAAGAAGCAATTGAAGTAGCGGATGAAATTATTGTTACAAATCGAGGGAAAATCGAGCAAATTGGGACGCCGAAAGAAATTTATACCAATCCAAAGACTGCGTTTGTGGCAAAATTTATGGGAAATCCTACAGAGTTGGAAAATATTAATAAATTTAAAGGTTTTGAAAATTTAGAAAATGGACAAAAGGCAATTATTCGTCCAGAAAATGTAAGTGTTATAAAGTTAAATGAGAATTTTAGATATTCGGCTTCGGTTGAAACTGGAATAGTGGAATATACGTTATTTCGTGGGAAAGAGGTTGAAATTGGTGTTAGAATAAACGGAGTTTTGATAAAAGGGAATCGTAAAATTGAGGAAGAATCGGTTTCTGTGAATGAGAAAGTGAATATTTATATTTACAGGGCATATGCTTTTGGTGAAGATGAAAAAGTGGAACTTGTGGAAAATGCGAATATTAAAAATCAAAATGATGTTATTATTTAG
- a CDS encoding nitrite/sulfite reductase yields the protein MRERDFVKEAEIKELQEIIKLTKAALTDPEKEKEWNAIRTSFALYTEGRAKGTYMMRPRYYESKITPDELEYLLGVVEKYGDGRLHITTRQDFQLHGIERENLPNVLEAISKMGFFTKATCGDSTRAVITPETTGFEEEVFDVGPHSRITTDYILNGRTFMHLPRKYKIAFSNKEENSLYVKINDIGFQAVIKDGKKGFRVYVGGGLGPISSNAIILREFIEEDEFLYYVHAMRNVFNDHGNRKIRARARLRYVLLKLGEEEFLKLCNEYVENFYAEKGDSLKKYTRELLDEAAQEKDLFAGEVKELEKFEDSNIVAGKNGKFGYYLRPNRGNIYKEDGLKLAEFIRNLGYEVDIKITSNQRLLVRGLEREDLFKLKELMSDYYGGSEFFNSYSCIGSTTCNVGILDTPPILDYVLQYFEKPEKRELANYLPQIKISGCPNSCATPQIARLGFSGRRKKDGEYFAIFARGKFDDKVVKLNEIIGEIKATKIPYFLEDIANIIKAENIEFEQLVNEDRFIELIEKYKEFELEAIDFNDFRNADAKKAW from the coding sequence TTGAGAGAAAGAGATTTTGTGAAAGAGGCAGAAATTAAAGAACTGCAAGAAATTATTAAGCTGACGAAAGCGGCTTTGACTGACCCTGAGAAAGAAAAAGAGTGGAATGCGATAAGAACATCATTTGCACTTTATACTGAAGGGAGAGCAAAAGGGACATATATGATGCGTCCTCGTTATTATGAGAGTAAAATTACGCCAGATGAATTAGAATATTTGTTGGGAGTTGTGGAAAAATATGGAGATGGGAGACTTCATATAACTACAAGACAAGATTTTCAGTTGCATGGAATTGAAAGGGAAAATTTACCTAATGTTTTGGAAGCAATTTCAAAAATGGGATTTTTTACGAAAGCAACTTGTGGAGATTCTACAAGGGCGGTAATTACGCCAGAAACAACTGGTTTTGAGGAAGAAGTTTTTGATGTGGGACCTCATAGTCGAATAACGACAGATTATATTTTGAATGGTAGAACTTTTATGCATTTGCCAAGAAAATACAAAATCGCTTTTTCTAACAAAGAAGAAAATTCATTATATGTAAAAATAAATGATATTGGATTTCAAGCGGTAATTAAAGATGGAAAAAAAGGATTTAGAGTGTATGTCGGTGGAGGATTAGGACCAATATCGTCAAATGCGATAATTTTAAGAGAATTTATTGAGGAAGATGAATTTTTGTATTATGTTCATGCTATGAGAAATGTTTTTAATGATCATGGGAACCGTAAAATAAGAGCTAGAGCTAGATTGAGATACGTATTATTAAAATTAGGTGAAGAAGAATTTTTAAAATTGTGTAATGAGTATGTGGAAAATTTTTATGCTGAAAAAGGAGATAGCTTAAAAAAATATACAAGAGAATTGCTAGATGAAGCAGCTCAAGAGAAAGATTTATTTGCAGGAGAAGTTAAAGAGCTTGAAAAGTTTGAAGATTCAAATATTGTTGCTGGGAAAAATGGTAAATTTGGATATTATTTGAGACCTAATCGTGGGAATATTTATAAAGAAGATGGGCTTAAATTGGCTGAATTTATAAGAAATTTAGGATATGAAGTGGATATAAAAATTACAAGTAATCAGAGATTGCTTGTGAGAGGACTTGAGAGAGAAGATTTATTCAAGTTGAAGGAATTGATGAGTGATTATTACGGTGGAAGTGAGTTTTTTAATTCGTATTCGTGTATCGGAAGTACAACTTGTAATGTAGGGATTTTGGATACGCCACCTATATTGGATTATGTTCTTCAATATTTTGAAAAGCCAGAAAAAAGAGAACTTGCAAATTATTTGCCACAAATAAAAATTTCTGGTTGTCCAAATTCTTGTGCAACTCCACAAATTGCAAGACTTGGATTTAGTGGAAGACGTAAAAAAGATGGAGAATATTTTGCGATTTTTGCGAGAGGGAAATTTGATGATAAGGTAGTAAAATTAAATGAAATTATTGGAGAAATAAAAGCTACTAAAATACCATATTTTCTTGAAGATATTGCGAATATTATAAAAGCAGAAAATATTGAATTTGAGCAACTTGTGAATGAAGATCGATTTATTGAGTTGATTGAAAAATATAAGGAATTTGAGCTTGAAGCGATTGATTTTAATGATTTTCGTAATGCTGATGCAAAAAAGGCTTGGTAA
- a CDS encoding DUF3298 domain-containing protein yields MKKLLLLLMSLMVFNLSFSAKKTAADTTFTFQNFVPSSADGVRVIEKTTTTGNYPYFMASNPDITSNMNKSVENFLKEYKNTKTKSYKISYELTANNAYFASALFKILEKDSKDGTSKIIYDGISFNLKNGKPLQLSDLFVPNYESELNRVINQRFTEFGLTPVTAKGKFEGVSKKHNFYMEDEAFVLIYNQGEATDFADGHLFIPFVLRDLVGIIK; encoded by the coding sequence ATGAAAAAATTATTATTATTATTAATGTCGTTAATGGTATTCAATCTTTCATTCTCGGCAAAAAAAACAGCAGCAGATACTACTTTCACATTCCAAAACTTTGTACCAAGTTCTGCTGACGGTGTTCGTGTTATAGAAAAAACAACTACAACAGGAAATTATCCATATTTTATGGCATCAAATCCTGACATCACAAGTAACATGAATAAATCTGTGGAAAACTTTTTGAAAGAGTACAAAAATACTAAAACAAAATCATACAAAATAAGCTACGAATTAACAGCAAACAATGCTTATTTTGCGAGTGCTTTGTTTAAAATTTTAGAAAAAGATTCAAAAGATGGTACTTCAAAAATTATTTATGATGGTATTTCATTTAATTTGAAAAATGGTAAACCTTTACAATTAAGCGATTTGTTCGTACCTAATTATGAAAGTGAATTAAACAGAGTTATAAATCAAAGATTTACTGAATTTGGACTTACACCAGTTACTGCAAAAGGTAAATTTGAAGGTGTTTCTAAAAAACATAATTTCTACATGGAAGATGAAGCTTTCGTTTTAATTTATAATCAAGGTGAAGCAACTGATTTTGCTGATGGACATTTATTTATTCCATTTGTTCTTAGAGATTTAGTAGGAATCATTAAATAA
- a CDS encoding LD-carboxypeptidase, whose product MLKKILFLLLANVLFVMNLSAAQEIIIPKALKPGDTIGLIAPANYKGDSAQAEVDYLLSRGFKVVYGRSFDSTWYGFGGTDYVRAKDINDMFANPNIDAIFAIRGGYGVIRIIDKLDYDVIKKNPKIISGFSDITTLLLAINEKTGLVTFHGPMSDNIKDIPETTENSFNKSFTSTGSYNLLDFDKSYSIMKPGQGSGRITGGNLSLVVATLGTDHEIDTDGKVLFLEEVNEDSYRVDRMLQQLRLAGKFKNLKGIIIGDFRNPKKSDPTDMSIDEVFYDNFGKLNVPIIKGLKSGHVRPFITIPIGAKVSIDTYKNEAIVQQSVK is encoded by the coding sequence ATGTTAAAAAAAATATTATTTTTATTGTTAGCAAATGTACTTTTTGTAATGAATTTGTCTGCTGCTCAAGAAATAATAATTCCAAAAGCGTTGAAACCTGGGGATACGATAGGACTTATTGCTCCAGCGAATTATAAAGGGGATTCGGCTCAAGCGGAAGTGGATTATTTGTTATCGAGAGGATTTAAAGTGGTTTATGGAAGATCGTTTGATTCTACTTGGTATGGATTTGGTGGAACTGATTATGTTCGGGCAAAAGATATAAATGATATGTTTGCAAATCCAAATATTGATGCGATTTTTGCGATAAGAGGCGGATATGGAGTTATAAGAATTATTGATAAATTGGATTATGATGTGATTAAGAAAAATCCAAAAATTATATCAGGATTTAGTGATATAACGACGTTATTGTTAGCGATAAATGAAAAAACTGGACTTGTGACATTTCATGGGCCTATGTCTGACAATATAAAAGATATTCCAGAAACAACAGAAAATTCATTTAATAAATCGTTTACAAGTACAGGTTCGTACAATTTGTTGGATTTCGATAAATCTTATTCGATTATGAAGCCAGGACAAGGTTCAGGTAGAATTACAGGTGGGAATCTTTCATTGGTAGTTGCGACACTTGGAACTGATCATGAAATTGATACTGACGGAAAAGTTTTATTTTTAGAAGAAGTAAATGAAGATAGTTACCGTGTAGACAGAATGTTACAACAATTAAGATTAGCTGGAAAATTCAAAAACTTAAAAGGAATAATAATTGGAGATTTTAGGAATCCTAAAAAATCAGATCCGACTGATATGAGTATTGATGAAGTATTCTATGATAATTTTGGTAAATTGAATGTTCCAATTATAAAAGGATTGAAATCAGGACACGTGAGACCATTTATTACGATACCAATTGGTGCAAAGGTTTCGATTGATACGTATAAAAATGAAGCGATTGTTCAACAATCGGTAAAATAA